One window from the genome of Tolypothrix sp. NIES-4075 encodes:
- a CDS encoding RNA recognition motif domain-containing protein: MSIYVGNLSYSVTEDDLSKVFAEYGTVSRVQLPTDRETGRARGFGFVEMESSAAEDAAIAALDGAEWMGRAMKVNKARPREEKNNRGGGNYDRGNRRY; encoded by the coding sequence ATGTCAATTTACGTAGGGAACCTGTCCTACAGCGTCACAGAAGACGACCTTAGTAAGGTATTTGCAGAATACGGCACCGTTAGCCGGGTTCAATTACCCACAGATAGAGAAACAGGTCGCGCACGCGGCTTTGGTTTCGTAGAAATGGAATCATCAGCGGCAGAAGACGCTGCGATCGCAGCTTTGGATGGTGCAGAATGGATGGGGCGTGCAATGAAAGTTAACAAAGCAAGACCGCGCGAAGAGAAAAATAATCGCGGTGGTGGCAATTACGACAGAGGCAACAGACGCTATTAA
- the aroQ gene encoding type II 3-dehydroquinate dehydratase, producing MTDRAVAKSLKVVVLTLEYLSVLVLHGPNLNLLGQREPGIYGSLSLTEINRLLEEEGKKLQAKVSCLQSNHEGVLVDAIHAALGQHEGILINAGAYTHTSVALRDAIAGVNLPTVEVHLSNIYRREEFRHHSYIASVAIGQISGFGVQSYLLGLQALMHHLRNKT from the coding sequence ATGACCGATCGCGCCGTCGCTAAAAGCTTAAAAGTGGTTGTATTGACATTAGAATATTTAAGCGTTCTGGTACTACATGGACCAAACCTAAATCTACTAGGACAGCGAGAACCAGGAATTTATGGTTCACTCAGTTTGACGGAAATTAATCGCCTGTTAGAAGAAGAAGGAAAAAAACTACAGGCGAAAGTTTCTTGCTTGCAGTCAAATCATGAAGGAGTTTTGGTAGATGCGATTCATGCAGCGTTAGGGCAACATGAAGGAATTTTAATTAACGCCGGGGCGTATACTCATACAAGTGTGGCACTGCGAGACGCGATCGCCGGTGTTAATTTACCTACAGTAGAAGTACATCTAAGTAACATCTACCGTAGGGAAGAATTTCGCCATCATTCATATATTGCATCAGTGGCGATCGGGCAAATAAGTGGTTTTGGTGTCCAAAGCTATTTATTAGGTTTACAAGCGTTAATGCATCATTTAAGAAATAAAACTTAA
- a CDS encoding DUF6745 domain-containing protein, with the protein MLNQTNSQLWSQLNPIAWQLDRQLDKEFDTELVLNCFKPESLACYGSTFDFCISVLHCNHNQREWFIYQSLAKFCGWILFYKKTCIVCDRPLHLLFDNENRLHAEGKPAIEFADGYSLYSYHGVTLPEKYGKIHPHHWESQWLLSEDNAELRRVLIQGIGYDRIASELQAIELDAWGEYTLLKINADVDNEPIYLLKMTCPSTGFIHILRVPPDTQSAREAIHWVNWGIYPEQFQQQT; encoded by the coding sequence TTGTTAAATCAAACAAACAGTCAGTTATGGAGTCAATTAAACCCTATCGCATGGCAATTGGACAGGCAACTGGACAAAGAGTTTGATACGGAATTAGTTCTTAATTGTTTCAAGCCAGAATCGTTAGCTTGTTATGGTAGTACTTTTGACTTCTGTATTTCTGTTTTACATTGTAATCATAATCAAAGAGAATGGTTTATTTATCAATCTCTAGCTAAATTTTGTGGCTGGATTTTATTTTATAAAAAGACTTGTATAGTATGCGATCGCCCTCTTCATCTTCTCTTCGACAACGAAAATCGCCTGCACGCTGAAGGTAAACCCGCAATAGAATTTGCCGATGGATACAGCCTCTACTCTTATCACGGTGTAACCTTACCGGAAAAATATGGCAAAATCCACCCCCACCATTGGGAATCTCAATGGCTTTTATCAGAAGATAATGCCGAATTGCGCCGAGTGCTAATTCAAGGTATTGGTTATGACCGAATAGCCAGCGAGTTACAAGCGATAGAATTAGATGCTTGGGGTGAATACACTTTATTAAAAATTAATGCCGATGTTGACAACGAGCCAATTTATTTATTAAAAATGACCTGCCCTAGTACGGGATTTATTCATATTTTGCGTGTTCCACCTGATACACAATCTGCCCGTGAAGCGATTCATTGGGTAAATTGGGGAATCTACCCAGAACAATTTCAACAGCAAACTTGA
- a CDS encoding four helix bundle protein, which produces MTRPDFEKLEVYRLAEKLANQIWHIVQQWDCFAKDTIGKQIVRAADSVCANIAEGRGRYNYQDNRRFIKIARGSLYETINWLRLAYARQLLTNEQVSKFKPILDELPPKLNAYLNSIGNRE; this is translated from the coding sequence ATGACAAGACCAGATTTTGAAAAATTGGAAGTTTATAGATTAGCTGAGAAACTCGCTAATCAAATTTGGCATATAGTTCAACAATGGGACTGCTTTGCTAAAGATACTATTGGCAAGCAAATTGTCCGGGCTGCTGATAGCGTCTGTGCCAACATAGCAGAGGGGCGAGGACGTTATAATTATCAAGATAATCGGCGTTTTATAAAAATTGCCAGAGGTTCTTTGTATGAAACAATTAATTGGTTGAGACTAGCTTATGCTCGTCAGTTGTTAACCAATGAACAGGTAAGCAAGTTTAAACCAATCCTTGACGAACTACCACCTAAGTTAAACGCTTACCTAAATTCTATAGGAAATAGGGAATAG
- the topA gene encoding type I DNA topoisomerase, with amino-acid sequence MSTLVIVESPTKARTIRNYLPKDYRVEASMGHVRDLPQSATDIPATVKGEKWAQLGVNVDADFEPLYIVPKDKKKIVTQLKDAMKGVTELILATDEDREGESISWHLYQLLKPKIPTKRMVFHEITSDAIKKALKNCRNIDEQLVRAQETRRILDRLVGYTLSPLLWKKIAWGLSAGRVQSVAVRVLVKRERQRRAFREGTYWDLKAYLQHQKAAFTSQLVTLQKTKVATGSDFDAATGQIIAGRKVVLLSEQEALALKERLTGKPWTVTDIEERPVTRKPAPPFTTSTLQQESNRKLRLSARDTMRIAQKLYEEGYITYMRTDSVHLSEQAISAARDCVEKLYGKSYLCPQPRQYTTKSKGAQEAHEAIRPAGSSFRTPQETGLGGRELALYDLIWKRTVACQMADSRQTQITVQLQVEDAGFRSSGKRIDFPGFLRAYVEGSDDPDAALEDQEVILPAMKVGDHPNCTNLEAIDHETQPPARYTEATLVKTLESEGIGRPSTYASIIGTIIDKGYAQLVNNALIPTFTAFAVTDLLEKHFPDIVDPSFTSKMEQTLDDIATGEAKWLPYLREFYLGDKGLETLVREQDSQIDATKARTVELENLDAKVRIGKYGPYIEVENGNGVVTASIPKDLTPADLDPKKVEVLLRQKTEGPDQVGRHPETGEPIYVKIGAYGPYVQLGDKTEENPKPKQASLPKGQSPENVTLEMAVGLLALPRTLGVHPVTGGKIQTSLGRFGPYVVHDQGKEGKDYRSLKASDNVLTISLERALELLSEPKKGRSSTNSKSKAALRELGAHPEDGEPVNIYDGPYGPYIKHAKTNVSIPEGQSVENVTLSTALELLASKASSAKSTRKTTSKTTTKTTRKSTTTKAKSTAKSSTTTAKKTERKGD; translated from the coding sequence ATGTCAACTCTCGTCATCGTCGAATCTCCTACCAAAGCTCGTACCATTCGCAATTACCTGCCGAAGGACTATCGAGTGGAAGCGTCTATGGGTCATGTACGTGACCTTCCCCAGTCGGCTACAGATATTCCCGCTACTGTCAAAGGGGAAAAATGGGCGCAACTGGGGGTAAATGTAGATGCCGACTTTGAACCGTTGTATATCGTCCCCAAAGATAAAAAGAAAATTGTCACCCAGCTCAAAGATGCCATGAAAGGCGTAACTGAACTGATTCTGGCAACGGACGAAGACCGGGAAGGTGAAAGCATAAGTTGGCATTTATATCAACTGCTCAAGCCGAAAATTCCGACCAAGCGGATGGTATTTCACGAAATTACCTCAGACGCGATTAAAAAAGCGTTGAAAAACTGCCGCAATATTGATGAGCAGTTGGTTCGCGCCCAAGAAACGCGGCGAATTTTAGATCGGCTGGTGGGCTATACCCTATCGCCGTTGCTGTGGAAAAAAATCGCTTGGGGATTATCTGCGGGGCGGGTACAGTCGGTAGCTGTGCGGGTTTTGGTAAAACGGGAACGCCAACGCCGCGCTTTCCGTGAAGGTACATATTGGGATTTGAAGGCTTACTTGCAGCATCAAAAAGCTGCTTTCACCTCGCAGTTAGTGACGCTGCAAAAAACCAAAGTAGCAACAGGCAGCGATTTTGATGCAGCGACCGGTCAAATTATCGCTGGGCGCAAAGTCGTGCTGCTTTCAGAACAAGAAGCGCTGGCGCTCAAAGAACGCCTGACAGGTAAACCTTGGACAGTAACAGACATTGAAGAACGCCCGGTAACGCGGAAACCCGCGCCACCGTTTACCACCTCGACGCTGCAACAAGAATCTAACCGGAAACTGCGCCTTTCTGCGCGGGATACGATGCGAATTGCTCAGAAATTGTACGAGGAAGGATATATTACCTACATGCGTACAGATTCGGTGCATTTGTCAGAACAAGCAATTTCAGCTGCCCGTGATTGTGTCGAAAAGCTTTACGGCAAATCATATCTGTGCCCCCAACCAAGGCAATACACCACCAAATCCAAAGGCGCACAAGAAGCACACGAAGCCATACGTCCGGCGGGTAGCAGCTTCCGCACGCCGCAAGAAACTGGCTTAGGCGGTCGCGAACTCGCACTGTATGACTTGATTTGGAAGCGCACCGTAGCCTGTCAAATGGCTGATTCTCGCCAAACGCAAATTACCGTACAGTTGCAAGTTGAGGATGCGGGTTTTCGTTCTTCTGGCAAGCGAATTGATTTTCCGGGTTTCTTGCGCGCTTACGTCGAAGGTTCAGACGATCCCGATGCAGCGTTGGAAGACCAAGAAGTAATTTTACCGGCGATGAAAGTGGGGGATCATCCCAACTGTACCAACTTAGAGGCGATCGATCACGAAACTCAACCACCAGCTAGATACACTGAAGCTACCTTGGTGAAAACTTTAGAAAGTGAAGGTATCGGTCGTCCCAGTACTTACGCTAGTATTATCGGCACAATTATTGATAAAGGTTACGCCCAATTGGTGAATAATGCTCTCATACCCACATTCACCGCTTTCGCTGTCACCGACTTGCTGGAAAAACACTTTCCCGACATTGTAGATCCCAGCTTTACTTCCAAAATGGAGCAAACCCTTGATGATATTGCTACCGGCGAAGCTAAATGGCTACCCTATCTGCGGGAATTTTATTTGGGAGACAAAGGTCTAGAAACTCTGGTTAGAGAACAAGACAGCCAAATTGATGCTACCAAAGCTAGGACGGTAGAACTAGAAAATCTCGATGCTAAAGTCCGCATTGGTAAATACGGTCCTTACATCGAAGTCGAAAATGGTAACGGTGTTGTCACTGCTTCAATTCCCAAAGACCTCACCCCCGCTGACCTCGACCCGAAAAAGGTAGAAGTCTTACTGCGACAAAAAACTGAAGGTCCCGACCAAGTAGGGCGTCATCCAGAAACTGGCGAACCGATTTATGTGAAAATTGGTGCTTACGGTCCTTACGTTCAGTTGGGTGACAAGACCGAAGAAAACCCTAAACCTAAACAAGCTTCTTTACCCAAAGGTCAAAGTCCAGAAAATGTCACTCTGGAGATGGCTGTTGGTCTTTTGGCGCTACCCCGGACATTGGGTGTTCATCCGGTTACAGGTGGCAAAATTCAAACAAGTTTAGGACGTTTTGGTCCTTATGTTGTTCATGACCAAGGTAAAGAAGGCAAAGATTATCGCTCTTTAAAAGCTAGCGATAATGTCTTAACAATTTCTTTAGAAAGGGCTTTGGAATTGTTATCTGAACCGAAAAAAGGACGCAGCAGCACTAATAGTAAATCTAAAGCTGCTTTACGCGAATTGGGCGCACATCCAGAAGACGGCGAGCCAGTCAACATTTACGATGGTCCTTATGGACCTTACATCAAGCACGCCAAAACAAACGTGAGTATCCCCGAAGGTCAATCGGTAGAAAATGTGACGCTTTCCACAGCACTGGAGTTGTTAGCAAGTAAAGCATCGTCGGCAAAATCCACACGTAAGACAACAAGTAAAACTACAACCAAAACCACGCGAAAATCAACTACTACTAAAGCCAAGTCTACGGCTAAGTCGTCTACCACAACTGCGAAAAAAACTGAGCGAAAGGGAGATTAG
- a CDS encoding NAD(P)H-quinone oxidoreductase subunit N, with product MDFANLASALNAGTILPEGIVIITLMTVLIVDLILGRTSARWIGYLAIAGLFSSIVALYFQWDNVNPISFSGGFNGDDLSIVFRGIIALSAIVTILMSIRYVEQSGTALAEFIAILLTATLGGMFLSGANELVMTFISLETLSISSYLLTGYTKRDTRSNEAALKYLLIGASSTAVFLYGVSLLYGLSGGQTEFNAIASGIATANLGQSLGLVISLVFAIAGIGFKISAAPFHQWTPDVYEGAPTPVIAFLSVGSKAAGFALAIRLLTTVFPLAVNEWRFVFIALAVLSMILGNVVALAQTSMKRMLAYSSIAQAGFVMIGLISGTQAGYSSMIFYMLVYLFMNLCGFTCVILFSLRTGTDQIAEYSGLYQKDALLTLGLSISLLSLGGIPPLAGFFGKIYIFWAGWQAGLYWLVLLGLVTSVVSIYYYIRVVKMMVVKEPQEMSDAVKNYPEVRWNLPGFRPLQVGLIVTLIATSIAGILSNPLFTLANNSVANTPFLQPGMVVKAQVSAVNPEQPEKL from the coding sequence ATGGATTTTGCTAATCTTGCATCAGCGTTAAACGCTGGAACAATACTGCCAGAGGGGATTGTGATAATCACCCTGATGACGGTTTTGATTGTTGACTTGATTTTGGGGCGTACATCCGCACGCTGGATTGGATATCTGGCGATCGCAGGTTTATTTAGCTCCATCGTCGCCCTATATTTTCAATGGGATAATGTCAATCCCATCTCGTTTAGCGGTGGCTTTAACGGCGACGACCTCAGCATCGTCTTTCGCGGGATCATTGCTTTGTCTGCGATCGTTACCATTCTGATGTCTATTCGCTACGTTGAGCAGAGTGGCACCGCTTTAGCAGAATTCATCGCTATTTTGCTCACAGCTACCCTAGGAGGGATGTTTCTCTCTGGGGCAAATGAGTTGGTGATGACTTTCATCTCCTTAGAAACCCTGAGTATCTCCTCTTATTTGTTAACAGGTTATACCAAGCGTGACACTCGCTCTAATGAAGCGGCGCTAAAATACCTGTTGATTGGTGCCTCAAGTACAGCAGTATTTTTGTATGGTGTTTCGCTACTGTATGGGTTATCGGGCGGACAAACAGAATTTAATGCGATCGCGTCGGGTATTGCCACAGCAAACCTTGGTCAATCTTTAGGTTTGGTGATTTCGCTGGTTTTCGCGATCGCAGGTATTGGCTTCAAAATCTCCGCCGCGCCCTTCCACCAGTGGACACCAGACGTTTACGAAGGCGCTCCCACACCTGTGATTGCCTTTTTATCCGTCGGTTCCAAAGCCGCCGGATTTGCCTTAGCCATCCGCTTGCTAACAACAGTCTTCCCCCTAGCTGTGAACGAGTGGAGATTCGTCTTCATCGCCCTCGCGGTTCTGAGTATGATTTTGGGTAACGTAGTTGCCCTCGCCCAAACCAGCATGAAACGGATGCTAGCTTATTCATCTATTGCCCAAGCTGGGTTTGTGATGATTGGCTTGATTTCTGGCACGCAAGCGGGATATTCCAGTATGATTTTTTACATGCTGGTTTACCTGTTTATGAACTTGTGCGGCTTTACTTGCGTAATTCTCTTCTCGCTGCGGACGGGAACCGACCAGATCGCCGAATACTCAGGTTTGTATCAAAAAGATGCACTCCTCACTCTGGGATTAAGTATTTCCTTGCTTTCCTTGGGTGGAATTCCGCCGCTAGCGGGATTCTTTGGCAAAATTTACATCTTCTGGGCTGGTTGGCAAGCTGGGCTTTATTGGCTAGTCTTGCTAGGCTTAGTTACCAGCGTTGTTTCCATCTACTACTACATTCGCGTAGTCAAAATGATGGTAGTCAAAGAACCTCAAGAAATGTCCGACGCTGTGAAAAATTATCCCGAAGTGCGTTGGAATTTACCTGGATTTAGACCTTTGCAAGTGGGTTTGATAGTAACTTTAATCGCGACTTCTATCGCGGGTATTTTGTCAAATCCCCTGTTTACCTTGGCTAACAATTCCGTTGCGAATACTCCATTTTTGCAACCAGGAATGGTTGTTAAAGCTCAGGTAAGTGCTGTTAATCCTGAGCAGCCAGAAAAGTTGTAA
- a CDS encoding ADP-ribosylglycohydrolase family protein, with amino-acid sequence MRYSLESRFKGTIVGAFLGDLASGSKEQPKNWHEIALLGVESLITTSQLNLDDWICRQQAEFPHLDTSCVSLKAIIATLPVALFYFDNTVKLRQNLSQAIAIWDSDLVVRDGTLAVGYAIALSLTEKLDIKTLIPQTIDFIGETPSKLPQTLLKVNNLLLQGAGLERVQGSLSREEKLSKAVAMAFYCFLSTLEDFRLSILRATDNRDALPAIGAITGALSGAYNSITSIPVSWQMKLSSANSATSTASNRKQMIELADALVAVWSGAYDLVPYPKDLQQEGCAMFDKQGTLCVSAAPRVIRLR; translated from the coding sequence ATGCGCTATTCTCTGGAAAGTCGGTTTAAAGGTACAATAGTCGGGGCGTTTCTTGGGGATTTAGCCTCTGGTAGTAAAGAACAGCCGAAAAATTGGCATGAAATTGCGCTTTTAGGTGTGGAAAGTTTAATAACGACTTCGCAACTGAATTTAGATGATTGGATTTGCCGTCAACAAGCAGAATTTCCTCATTTAGATACTAGTTGCGTTTCCTTAAAAGCGATTATTGCTACTTTGCCAGTGGCGCTGTTTTACTTTGACAATACAGTTAAACTGCGACAAAACTTGAGTCAGGCGATCGCAATCTGGGATAGTGACTTAGTAGTGCGCGATGGAACACTAGCAGTAGGCTATGCCATCGCTCTATCATTGACAGAAAAACTAGATATAAAAACCCTCATACCCCAAACAATTGACTTTATTGGCGAAACGCCAAGTAAATTACCACAAACTTTATTAAAAGTCAATAATTTATTACTTCAGGGTGCTGGATTAGAAAGAGTACAAGGATCGTTAAGCCGAGAAGAAAAGCTAAGTAAAGCTGTTGCTATGGCGTTTTACTGCTTTCTTAGTACCTTAGAAGACTTCCGTTTGTCAATTTTGCGGGCTACTGACAACAGGGATGCACTGCCCGCTATAGGTGCAATTACTGGTGCTTTATCAGGGGCTTACAACAGTATAACGAGCATTCCCGTAAGTTGGCAGATGAAGTTATCTTCAGCAAATTCGGCAACATCAACAGCGAGCAACCGCAAGCAGATGATAGAATTAGCTGATGCACTGGTGGCTGTCTGGTCAGGAGCGTATGACCTTGTCCCATATCCAAAAGATTTACAGCAAGAGGGATGTGCAATGTTTGACAAACAGGGTACGCTATGCGTCAGTGCAGCTCCTCGCGTCATTCGGTTGCGTTAA